The Octadecabacter arcticus 238 genome contains a region encoding:
- a CDS encoding pyridoxal phosphate-dependent aminotransferase: MSFLSATLKRVKPSPTIAVTTKAQELKAAGRDVIGLGAGEPDFDTPDNIKTAGIAAINSGKTKYTAVDGIPELKKAICAKFARDNDLTYCPDQVTVGTGGKQVLYNAFMATLNAGDEVIIPAPYWVSYPDMVLLSGGEPVFVEATLEAGFKITAAQLEAAITPKTKWFLFNSPSNPTGAGYSWNELNALTDVLLRHPHVWVLTDDMYEHLSYGDFKFCTPAQVEPQLYDRTLTMNGVSKAYAMTGWRIGYAAGPRDLIGAIRKVQSQSTSNPCSISQWAAVEALNGPQDFITPNNAMFIHRRDLVVSMLNDATGIVCPKPEGAFYVYPSIAGCIGKTTPAGTKITNDEDFATALLEETGVAVVFGAAFGLSPNFRVSYATSDDALKEACTRIQTFCAGLSIG; encoded by the coding sequence ATGTCCTTTCTCTCCGCGACACTAAAGCGCGTTAAACCCTCCCCGACGATCGCAGTGACCACCAAGGCGCAGGAACTAAAAGCTGCGGGGCGCGACGTCATCGGCCTTGGCGCCGGAGAGCCCGATTTTGATACGCCTGACAATATCAAGACGGCGGGCATTGCGGCGATCAACAGCGGAAAGACCAAATATACCGCCGTGGATGGCATCCCCGAGCTGAAGAAAGCGATCTGTGCCAAATTCGCGCGCGACAACGACCTTACCTATTGCCCCGACCAAGTGACCGTCGGCACAGGTGGCAAACAAGTTCTTTATAATGCGTTCATGGCGACGCTGAACGCGGGCGATGAGGTTATCATCCCCGCGCCCTATTGGGTCAGCTACCCTGATATGGTTCTGCTGTCTGGCGGCGAACCAGTGTTCGTTGAGGCCACGCTTGAGGCGGGTTTTAAAATCACAGCCGCCCAACTTGAGGCCGCGATTACGCCAAAGACCAAGTGGTTTCTGTTCAACTCACCCTCCAACCCTACGGGGGCGGGATATAGTTGGAACGAGCTGAACGCGTTGACAGATGTGTTGCTGCGCCACCCGCATGTCTGGGTGCTAACTGATGATATGTATGAACACCTGTCCTATGGCGATTTCAAATTCTGCACGCCCGCACAGGTCGAACCGCAGCTTTATGACCGCACACTGACCATGAACGGTGTGTCAAAGGCCTACGCGATGACGGGCTGGCGCATCGGCTATGCTGCGGGTCCAAGAGACCTGATCGGGGCGATCCGCAAAGTGCAAAGCCAAAGCACATCTAACCCCTGTTCCATTAGCCAATGGGCGGCGGTCGAAGCCCTGAACGGCCCACAGGATTTCATCACGCCCAACAACGCGATGTTCATCCACCGCCGCGATCTGGTGGTATCCATGCTGAACGACGCGACGGGCATCGTCTGTCCCAAGCCAGAAGGTGCGTTCTACGTCTATCCCAGCATTGCAGGCTGCATCGGCAAAACCACGCCAGCGGGCACCAAAATTACTAACGATGAGGACTTCGCCACGGCCCTGCTGGAAGAAACCGGCGTCGCGGTCGTCTTCGGCGCGGCATTTGGCCTTTCGCCAAATTTCCGCGTCAGTTACGCTACATCAGATGATGCGCTAAAAGAAGCCTGCACACGCATCCAAACCTTCTGTGCCGGTCTCAGCATAGGCTAG
- a CDS encoding helix-turn-helix domain-containing protein: protein MENETTTQNWYSEETATFGDRLAAARDVAQLTQKELAQRVGIKVSTLRNWEEDLSEPRANRLSILSGILGVSLRWLLTAEGEGLLAPDENAPIASDLSAILTELRAVRAQMKQSTERLALLEKRLQMMGTA from the coding sequence ATGGAAAACGAAACTACGACCCAAAACTGGTACAGTGAGGAAACTGCGACCTTCGGGGACCGTTTGGCGGCTGCCCGTGACGTCGCGCAGCTCACACAAAAAGAACTCGCGCAGCGCGTGGGCATCAAGGTGAGCACCCTACGCAACTGGGAAGAGGATCTGAGCGAGCCGCGCGCCAACCGATTGAGTATTCTATCCGGCATTCTTGGGGTGTCGCTGAGGTGGTTGTTGACGGCTGAGGGTGAGGGGCTTTTGGCGCCTGACGAAAACGCGCCAATCGCATCGGATCTTTCTGCAATATTGACGGAACTTCGCGCCGTGCGGGCGCAGATGAAACAGTCGACCGAGCGGCTTGCGTTGCTAGAAAAGCGACTGCAAATGATGGGGACAGCATGA
- a CDS encoding succinate dehydrogenase assembly factor 2 encodes MSEPLDVMRKRLHMRSIRRGIKEMDLILTGFSKAHLAQLGAAQLAVYDRMLNENDHDLYQWVSGQSDEPPEYSGLMDMIREGAVGITKPTA; translated from the coding sequence ATGAGCGAACCTCTTGATGTGATGCGCAAACGGTTGCATATGCGATCAATCCGGCGCGGTATTAAAGAAATGGACTTGATCCTTACGGGCTTTTCAAAGGCGCATTTAGCGCAGTTGGGTGCAGCGCAGTTGGCCGTCTATGATCGAATGCTAAACGAAAACGATCATGATCTATATCAATGGGTTAGCGGCCAGTCTGATGAACCGCCTGAATATAGTGGGTTGATGGACATGATCCGTGAAGGCGCTGTCGGGATAACAAAACCGACAGCATAA
- a CDS encoding IS630 family transposase yields the protein MSKQYKTVSLSDEQRIALEALCRRRKVDALVWKRARAFLLWDAGEDAGTVCRILDIGPTVLTEWRFAFAGAGLSFFGLKDYSQRQGHLSVVQEQAVRAHFTAQPARNADEVCAYVLAECDQNYSTSGAAKLMRRLGFAYKKPQLLPAQADEAKQAAFIAKYEALMNGLAADEMVVFSDAVHPEHQSRPAHGWFPKGQKTALKATSGRKRLNIQGALDLETFQFTFVEGEKINAQTTRQMLEKLERNNQTKTAIHVFVDNARYHHAKILQPWLDSPERRVKLHFLPAYAPHLNPIERLWGVMHKWVTHNRHYATFNQFTEAIFDFFRKTLPEKWPEFRDTVTDNFRVISLKEYKVI from the coding sequence ATGAGCAAGCAATACAAAACAGTCTCCTTATCCGACGAGCAGCGCATAGCACTTGAAGCGCTTTGCCGCCGCCGCAAAGTTGACGCCCTTGTTTGGAAACGGGCGCGCGCGTTTCTTCTTTGGGACGCAGGAGAAGACGCCGGAACGGTTTGCCGGATTTTGGATATTGGCCCGACAGTTTTGACGGAGTGGCGATTTGCCTTTGCCGGTGCGGGACTATCGTTTTTCGGTCTGAAGGACTACAGCCAGCGTCAGGGTCATTTGTCCGTCGTGCAAGAGCAGGCGGTGAGAGCCCATTTCACCGCGCAGCCTGCCCGCAATGCCGATGAGGTCTGTGCCTATGTTCTAGCCGAGTGCGACCAAAACTACAGCACGTCGGGAGCCGCCAAGCTGATGCGCCGCCTGGGGTTCGCGTATAAGAAACCACAATTGCTGCCTGCACAGGCCGATGAAGCCAAGCAGGCTGCGTTTATTGCCAAATATGAGGCCCTGATGAACGGGTTGGCCGCAGATGAGATGGTTGTCTTTTCGGACGCTGTCCACCCCGAACACCAGAGCCGCCCCGCCCATGGTTGGTTCCCCAAGGGACAAAAGACGGCCCTGAAGGCGACATCAGGGCGCAAGCGGCTCAACATTCAGGGCGCGCTTGACCTTGAGACTTTCCAGTTCACCTTTGTGGAAGGCGAGAAGATCAATGCCCAGACAACCCGACAGATGCTGGAAAAGTTGGAACGCAACAACCAAACCAAGACGGCCATCCACGTCTTTGTCGACAATGCCCGCTATCATCATGCCAAGATACTACAGCCATGGCTGGACAGCCCAGAACGTCGGGTGAAGTTGCATTTCTTGCCAGCATATGCCCCGCACCTCAACCCGATCGAGCGTCTTTGGGGTGTTATGCACAAATGGGTCACCCACAATCGGCACTATGCAACGTTCAACCAATTCACAGAGGCCATTTTCGACTTCTTCCGCAAGACCCTGCCAGAAAAATGGCCAGAGTTCCGCGACACCGTCACCGACAACTTCCGCGTCATATCGCTCAAGGAATACAAAGTGATTTGA
- a CDS encoding DUF6538 domain-containing protein — translation MDTIRNYPASTLSLIKGKWYVSVTVPVGLRPAFNNRIQVRVSTGTSDRSEAARRQHQKVEGIYEQFDGARPNKLKEALKAFAAVSTPTELLPQIFPSVADWLETEDLDLEAYVSQHLDAVELQARQWEVTEIGPKFDAAQKFLKTLEKAEILETKAPAVPKFMDVAQVWMNKGDLAGSLLSNTRLAVSEFDGLCPNLLIDSILPRLN, via the coding sequence ATGGACACTATCCGGAACTATCCAGCCTCTACTTTGAGCTTAATAAAGGGCAAGTGGTATGTTTCTGTGACGGTTCCTGTGGGTCTGCGGCCAGCATTCAATAATCGCATCCAAGTCAGAGTCAGCACTGGAACAAGTGACAGGTCAGAAGCTGCTAGGCGCCAACATCAAAAAGTAGAAGGTATCTATGAGCAGTTTGACGGTGCTAGACCGAATAAACTTAAGGAAGCTCTGAAAGCGTTCGCCGCAGTCTCTACGCCAACAGAATTATTGCCTCAAATTTTTCCCAGTGTAGCAGATTGGCTTGAAACAGAAGACTTAGACCTTGAGGCGTATGTTTCCCAACACTTAGACGCAGTAGAGTTGCAGGCAAGGCAGTGGGAGGTCACTGAGATTGGACCCAAGTTCGACGCTGCCCAGAAGTTTCTGAAAACACTAGAGAAAGCAGAGATTCTAGAAACAAAAGCTCCAGCCGTCCCAAAATTCATGGATGTAGCTCAGGTTTGGATGAATAAGGGCGATTTGGCGGGTTCTCTGTTGTCGAACACGAGACTCGCAGTCAGCGAATTTGATGGCCTTTGCCCAAACCTTTTGATTGATAGTATACTCCCGCGCCTGAATTGA
- a CDS encoding IS630 family transposase → MSKQYKTVSLSDEQRIALEALCRRRKVDALVWKRARAFLLLDAGEDAGTVCRILDIGPTVLTEWRFAFAGAGLSFFGLKDYSQRQGHLSVVQEQAVRAHFTAQPARNADEVCAYVLAECDQNYSTSGAAKLMRRLGFAYKKPQLLPAQADEAKQAAFIAKYEALMNGLAADEMVVFSDAVHPEHQSRPAHGWFPKGQKTALKATSGRKRLNIQGALDLETFQFTFVEGEKINAQTTRQMLEKLERNNQTKTAIHVFVDNARYHHAKILQPWLDSPERRVKLHFLPAYAPHLNPIERLWGVMHKWVTHNRHYATFNQFTEAIFDFFRKTLPEKWPEFRDTVTDNFRVISLKEYKVI, encoded by the coding sequence ATGAGCAAGCAATACAAAACAGTCTCCTTATCCGACGAGCAGCGCATAGCACTTGAAGCGCTTTGCCGCCGCCGCAAAGTTGACGCCCTTGTTTGGAAACGGGCGCGCGCGTTTCTTCTTTTGGACGCAGGAGAAGACGCCGGAACGGTTTGCCGGATTTTGGATATTGGCCCGACAGTTTTGACGGAGTGGCGATTTGCCTTTGCCGGTGCGGGACTATCGTTTTTCGGTCTGAAGGACTACAGCCAGCGTCAGGGTCATTTGTCCGTCGTGCAAGAGCAGGCGGTGAGAGCCCATTTCACCGCGCAGCCTGCCCGCAATGCCGATGAGGTCTGTGCCTATGTTCTAGCCGAGTGCGACCAAAACTACAGCACGTCGGGAGCCGCCAAGCTGATGCGCCGCCTGGGGTTCGCGTATAAGAAACCACAATTGCTGCCTGCACAGGCCGATGAAGCCAAGCAGGCTGCGTTTATTGCCAAATATGAGGCCCTGATGAACGGGTTGGCCGCAGATGAGATGGTTGTCTTTTCGGACGCTGTCCACCCCGAACACCAGAGCCGCCCCGCCCATGGTTGGTTCCCCAAGGGACAAAAGACGGCCCTGAAGGCGACATCAGGGCGCAAGCGGCTCAACATTCAGGGCGCGCTTGACCTTGAGACTTTCCAGTTCACCTTTGTGGAAGGCGAGAAGATCAATGCCCAGACAACCCGACAGATGCTGGAAAAGTTGGAACGCAACAACCAAACCAAGACGGCCATCCACGTCTTTGTCGACAATGCCCGCTATCATCATGCCAAGATACTACAGCCATGGCTGGACAGCCCAGAACGTCGGGTGAAGTTGCATTTCTTGCCAGCATATGCCCCGCACCTCAACCCGATCGAGCGTCTTTGGGGTGTTATGCACAAATGGGTCACCCACAATCGGCACTATGCAACGTTCAACCAATTCACAGAGGCCATTTTCGACTTCTTCCGCAAGACCCTGCCAGAAAAATGGCCAGAGTTCCGCGACACCGTCACCGACAACTTCCGCGTCATATCGCTCAAGGAATACAAAGTGATTTGA
- a CDS encoding phage integrase SAM-like domain-containing protein: protein MRCSSDKETVLYCLLINSKYRLNRLWPCDEVNRRPKIVRSIQAQEYIRKIHLYDYADWLVEQGFANNTIKGRMSRLSKVFLQAEKKGHIDHSPTVGLNLRGYGGGVEHWKPFTKPQLTQIFAQDIPSREYLLMATLITTGMRLDEAALLEWQDYKVEGDIAYFDLTRADMKIKTLGSRRKVPVVPVLRKMLRPSDGRIFDYKLNAQGKTSSASILCMEYIRNITEDPHLVNHS, encoded by the coding sequence ATGCGCTGCTCGTCGGATAAGGAGACTGTTTTGTATTGCTTGCTCATAAACTCAAAATACAGACTGAACCGCCTTTGGCCATGCGACGAAGTGAATCGCAGGCCCAAAATCGTCAGGTCAATTCAGGCGCAGGAGTATATAAGGAAAATTCATCTCTATGACTACGCTGATTGGCTGGTAGAACAGGGCTTTGCAAATAATACTATTAAGGGGCGTATGAGCCGTCTCTCAAAGGTATTCCTTCAAGCAGAAAAAAAGGGACATATCGACCATAGTCCGACTGTAGGTTTGAATCTTCGTGGCTACGGGGGCGGCGTTGAGCATTGGAAACCATTTACGAAGCCGCAACTGACCCAAATCTTTGCGCAAGACATTCCATCCAGAGAATACTTGTTAATGGCTACTCTTATCACAACAGGTATGCGTCTTGATGAGGCGGCATTGTTAGAATGGCAGGATTACAAAGTAGAAGGTGACATCGCATATTTTGACCTGACTCGGGCCGACATGAAGATAAAGACTCTTGGTTCAAGACGTAAGGTACCAGTGGTGCCAGTGTTGCGTAAGATGTTGCGACCTTCAGATGGTAGAATCTTTGATTACAAACTGAACGCGCAAGGGAAGACTTCATCAGCCTCAATTTTATGCATGGAATATATTAGGAACATCACCGAAGACCCTCATCTTGTGAATCATAGTTAA
- a CDS encoding IS256-like element ISOan6 family transposase, which yields MGTTNIVDFARRDEMTDALTELLKTGAQQLIATAVEAELVSYLAQFTGLRTDAGHAAVVRNGHHPARPFQTGIGPVSVRIPKVRSKDGTPVTFRSALVPPYVRRTKTLEAALPWLYLKGISSGEMAPALKVLLGPDAVGLSANTVSRLKRDWANEYEAWKGAELDDEPIVYIWADGVHSGLRGEDDKLCALVIIGVTARGKKRFLAIEDGVRESTQSWREVLLNLKSRGMNAPKLTIGDGAMGFWAAMDEVYPETRHQRCWQHKTMNVLNCLPKLSQPKAKAALHDIWQAETKVDAEKAFDLFIKTYEPKYPKATLCLQKDREELMAFFDFPAQHWQSIRTSNPIESAFATIRHRTKRSKGCLSRDGMLHMMFKLGQCAEQNWRKLRGFDYLAKVITGVTFKDGIETTNPDQITA from the coding sequence ATGGGAACTACTAACATTGTTGATTTTGCGCGTCGAGACGAGATGACGGACGCGTTGACGGAGTTGCTGAAAACGGGAGCACAACAATTGATCGCGACAGCAGTTGAGGCTGAGCTTGTCAGTTATTTGGCGCAATTTACCGGCTTACGCACCGATGCCGGTCACGCGGCAGTCGTGCGTAATGGACATCATCCGGCCCGCCCGTTTCAAACGGGCATTGGCCCTGTGAGCGTGCGCATTCCAAAGGTTCGGTCCAAGGACGGCACACCGGTGACATTCCGGTCTGCCCTGGTGCCGCCCTATGTGCGCCGCACGAAGACGCTGGAAGCGGCCTTGCCATGGCTTTACCTCAAAGGGATCTCCAGCGGCGAGATGGCTCCCGCCCTCAAGGTTCTTCTGGGCCCAGATGCCGTTGGCTTGTCGGCTAATACGGTTTCGCGTTTAAAACGCGATTGGGCCAATGAATACGAGGCTTGGAAAGGCGCTGAGTTAGATGACGAGCCCATCGTCTATATCTGGGCCGACGGCGTTCACAGCGGCCTTCGGGGCGAGGATGACAAGCTCTGTGCCCTTGTTATTATTGGGGTAACTGCCCGTGGCAAGAAGCGATTTCTGGCAATTGAGGATGGGGTGCGCGAGTCCACGCAGAGCTGGCGCGAGGTTCTGCTTAACCTCAAAAGCCGAGGCATGAATGCGCCCAAACTGACCATCGGGGACGGTGCCATGGGGTTTTGGGCGGCCATGGACGAAGTCTATCCTGAGACCCGCCATCAACGCTGTTGGCAACACAAAACGATGAACGTGCTCAATTGTTTACCCAAGCTGTCTCAGCCAAAAGCCAAGGCCGCGCTGCACGACATCTGGCAGGCCGAGACCAAAGTCGATGCAGAAAAGGCGTTCGATCTGTTCATCAAAACCTACGAACCCAAATACCCCAAGGCCACACTATGCCTGCAAAAAGATCGTGAGGAACTCATGGCATTCTTCGACTTCCCGGCGCAGCATTGGCAAAGCATCCGCACTAGCAATCCAATTGAATCGGCCTTCGCGACGATCCGGCATCGTACCAAGCGTTCAAAGGGCTGCCTGTCACGCGATGGCATGCTGCACATGATGTTCAAACTGGGGCAATGTGCTGAGCAAAATTGGAGGAAGCTACGCGGCTTTGACTACCTCGCAAAAGTCATCACAGGCGTCACGTTCAAAGACGGAATCGAAACCACAAACCCCGACCAGATCACCGCATGA
- a CDS encoding IS256-like element ISOan6 family transposase, producing MGTTNIVDFARRDEMTDALTELLKTGAQQLIATAVEAELVSYLAQFTGLRTDAGHAAVVRNGHHPARPFQTGIGPVSVRIPKVRSKDGTPVTFRSALVPPYVRRTKTLEAALPWLYLKGISSGEMAPALKVLLGPDAVGLSANTVSRLKRDWANEYEAWKGAELDDEPIVYIWADGVHSGLRGEDDKLCALVIIGVTARGKKRFLAIEDGVRESTQSWREVLLNLKSRGMNAPKLAIGDGAMGFWAAMDEVYPETRHQRCWQHKTMNVLNCLPKLSQPKAKAALHDIWQAETKVDAEKAFDLFIKTYEPKYPKATLCLQKDREELMAFFDFPAQHWQSIRTSNPIESAFATIRHRTKRSKGCLSRDGMLHMMFKLGQCAEQNWRKLRGFDYLAKVITGVTFKDGIETTNPDQITA from the coding sequence ATGGGAACTACTAACATTGTTGATTTTGCGCGTCGAGACGAGATGACGGACGCGTTGACGGAGTTGCTGAAAACGGGAGCACAACAATTGATCGCGACAGCAGTTGAGGCTGAGCTTGTCAGTTATTTGGCGCAATTTACCGGCTTACGCACCGATGCCGGTCACGCGGCAGTCGTGCGTAATGGACATCATCCGGCCCGCCCGTTTCAAACGGGCATTGGCCCTGTGAGCGTGCGCATTCCAAAGGTTCGGTCCAAGGACGGCACACCGGTGACATTCCGGTCTGCCCTGGTGCCGCCCTATGTGCGTCGCACGAAGACGCTGGAAGCGGCCTTGCCATGGCTTTACCTCAAAGGGATCTCCAGCGGCGAGATGGCTCCCGCCCTCAAGGTTCTTCTGGGCCCAGATGCCGTTGGCTTGTCGGCTAATACGGTTTCGCGTTTAAAACGCGATTGGGCCAATGAATACGAGGCTTGGAAAGGCGCTGAGTTAGATGACGAGCCCATCGTCTATATCTGGGCCGACGGCGTTCACAGCGGCCTTCGGGGCGAGGATGACAAGCTCTGTGCCCTTGTTATTATTGGGGTAACTGCCCGTGGCAAGAAGCGATTTCTGGCAATTGAGGATGGGGTGCGCGAGTCCACGCAGAGCTGGCGCGAGGTTCTGCTTAACCTCAAAAGCCGAGGCATGAATGCGCCCAAACTGGCCATCGGGGACGGTGCCATGGGGTTTTGGGCGGCCATGGACGAAGTCTATCCTGAGACCCGCCATCAACGCTGTTGGCAACACAAAACGATGAACGTGCTCAATTGTTTACCCAAGCTGTCTCAGCCAAAAGCCAAGGCCGCGCTGCACGACATCTGGCAGGCCGAGACCAAAGTCGATGCAGAAAAGGCGTTCGATCTGTTCATCAAAACCTACGAACCCAAATATCCCAAGGCCACACTATGCCTGCAAAAAGATCGTGAGGAACTCATGGCATTCTTCGACTTCCCGGCGCAGCATTGGCAAAGCATCCGCACTAGCAATCCAATTGAATCGGCCTTCGCGACGATCCGGCATCGTACCAAGCGTTCAAAGGGCTGCCTGTCACGCGATGGCATGCTGCACATGATGTTCAAACTGGGGCAATGTGCTGAGCAAAATTGGAGGAAGCTACGCGGCTTTGACTACCTCGCAAAAGTCATCACAGGCGTCACGTTCAAAGACGGAATCGAAACCACAAACCCCGACCAGATCACCGCATGA
- a CDS encoding IS3 family transposase (programmed frameshift), which produces MVMPSQSPLSPDAGSGAVLAPTSPPRVVNAPLAPTAELTSIPKRRNFTAKYKLRILDETDQVADTGGVSAILRREGLYSSALTDWRRARAAGTLGALQPMRRGPQKAPANPLQAELAKANREVTALRRRLDQAEAIIAIQKKVVGLLDEMGADARAQRQIMMAVAIALPTGSGLTSAVCAALSLSRASVLRQRAALTAPPRTRPPRAASSRALPERERDQVLHHLREPRFADQTPTEVFATLLDEGTYLCSIRTMYRILAAQGEVGERRRQRTHPVYQKPELLAEAPNQVWSWDITKLRGSVKWSYFYLYVILDIFSRRVVGWRVEHAESASQFKELFIDAMEKHEVPRDQLTLHADRGGPMKAKTTALMLVDLGVLKFHSRPHTSNDNPFSEAHFKTLKYQPEFPKNFETIEQARAFCRRFFAWYNQDHHHAGIGLMTPDQIHFGQAQEIYTARQATLDAAFLATPERFVHKPPKPPQIPTAVWINPPKPTEETQA; this is translated from the exons ATGGTTATGCCTTCACAATCACCACTTTCGCCAGATGCTGGATCTGGAGCCGTTTTGGCCCCGACGTCGCCTCCCCGCGTTGTTAATGCGCCGTTGGCTCCCACAGCGGAACTGACGAGCATCCCGAAGCGACGCAACTTCACAGCCAAATACAAACTGCGCATTCTGGATGAGACGGACCAAGTGGCAGACACTGGCGGGGTTTCCGCCATTCTACGGCGGGAGGGGCTTTATTCCTCTGCACTGACCGATTGGCGCCGTGCGCGGGCGGCCGGCACATTGGGTGCATTGCAGCCAATGCGCCGTGGCCCACAAAAGGCACCTGCCAATCCATTGCAAGCTGAGCTGGCTAAGGCCAACCGTGAGGTGACAGCCTTGCGGCGCCGTCTGGATCAGGCGGAAGCCATCATTGCCATCCAAAAAAAAGTGGTGGGACTTCTGGACGAGATGG GAGCAGACGCAAGAGCGCAGCGGCAAATCATGATGGCCGTCGCGATTGCATTGCCCACCGGCAGCGGCTTGACCTCGGCTGTCTGCGCCGCGCTATCATTATCGCGCGCGAGCGTTCTTCGACAGCGTGCGGCGCTGACGGCACCACCACGCACACGCCCACCGCGCGCAGCGTCTTCGCGGGCTCTGCCGGAAAGGGAAAGAGACCAGGTATTGCACCACCTGCGCGAACCCCGCTTTGCGGATCAGACGCCCACAGAGGTCTTTGCCACCTTGCTGGATGAAGGCACCTATCTGTGTTCAATCCGCACGATGTATCGGATATTGGCCGCGCAGGGCGAAGTTGGCGAACGCCGCCGACAGCGCACACATCCCGTCTATCAAAAGCCTGAACTTCTAGCTGAAGCCCCCAATCAGGTCTGGTCTTGGGACATCACCAAGCTGAGGGGCTCGGTGAAATGGTCCTACTTCTATCTCTATGTCATCCTCGACATCTTCAGCCGCCGCGTTGTTGGCTGGCGCGTCGAGCACGCGGAGAGCGCCAGCCAGTTCAAAGAGCTGTTCATCGACGCGATGGAAAAACACGAGGTTCCACGCGATCAGCTGACATTGCATGCAGATCGCGGTGGGCCCATGAAGGCAAAGACGACAGCCCTGATGCTGGTTGATCTTGGTGTGCTCAAGTTCCACAGTCGGCCCCACACCTCAAACGACAACCCGTTCTCCGAAGCCCACTTCAAAACACTGAAATATCAGCCAGAGTTCCCCAAGAACTTTGAAACCATCGAGCAGGCTCGCGCATTCTGCCGCAGGTTCTTTGCATGGTATAACCAAGACCATCATCACGCCGGGATTGGTCTGATGACGCCCGACCAAATCCATTTTGGGCAGGCCCAAGAAATCTACACCGCGCGACAAGCAACACTAGACGCGGCATTCCTCGCCACGCCCGAACGCTTCGTACACAAACCACCAAAACCGCCTCAAATCCCGACCGCCGTCTGGATCAACCCACCAAAACCAACCGAAGAAACCCAAGCCTAA
- a CDS encoding recombinase family protein: MSVVGYRRVSSVDQNFDRQDLGAVDKLLEEKLSGKNAKDRPALNAMLDWVREGDSVLVHSIDRLARDLRDLQTIIQTLNDKGVSITFKSESLTFSASSDDAFAKLQLQMMGAFAEFERNIIRKRQAEGIAKAKAKGLYQGRPKTVDDAKVRELKESGMGATAIAKELGIGRATVYKSLNA; the protein is encoded by the coding sequence ATGTCTGTTGTTGGATATCGTCGCGTTAGCTCAGTTGATCAAAACTTTGACCGTCAAGACCTTGGGGCTGTTGATAAGCTCCTTGAGGAAAAGCTGTCTGGTAAGAACGCTAAAGATCGCCCAGCGCTGAACGCAATGTTAGATTGGGTGCGAGAAGGTGACTCTGTGTTGGTTCACAGCATTGATCGCTTAGCTCGTGACTTGCGTGACCTGCAAACCATCATCCAGACATTGAACGATAAAGGCGTCTCAATCACCTTCAAAAGTGAAAGCCTTACCTTCTCTGCCAGTTCAGATGATGCCTTCGCAAAGTTACAGCTACAAATGATGGGTGCGTTTGCTGAGTTTGAACGCAATATCATCCGCAAACGCCAAGCTGAGGGGATTGCCAAGGCTAAAGCCAAGGGGCTGTATCAGGGCAGACCCAAGACTGTTGATGATGCTAAGGTGAGGGAACTCAAAGAGTCAGGTATGGGGGCTACTGCTATTGCCAAGGAATTAGGTATCGGTCGAGCTACGGTTTATAAGAGCTTGAATGCTTAG